A DNA window from Aquarana catesbeiana isolate 2022-GZ linkage group LG01, ASM4218655v1, whole genome shotgun sequence contains the following coding sequences:
- the LOC141123999 gene encoding ret finger protein-like 4A, translating into MASADLRKELECYVCLNIYTDPVTLKCGHNYCRDCIGRVLDTQERSGGYSCPECREEFQDRPALHRNITLRNIVENFLSAQPDQKKSGVFCTYCIHTPVPAVISCLMCEASLCDNHLIVHSKSPEHILCDPTTSLENRKWSVQHSHLQAGGPNIGAVQQTSRMLGVTDILLDVRTAGHLLYISDDRKTASWSSSHQNRPKTPEKFQGPQVMSSQRFSSGRHYWEVAVGGADYWRVGMCYPSIDRRGYQSGIGYNEKSWCLERGWWEWDNQYSVIHDSNKTPLPSGVSSRRVRIDLDYEAGWISFYDLCDPIRHLHTFTTTFTEPLHAGVWVGGGCIKICGGNQK; encoded by the coding sequence atggcgtctgctgatctgaggaaggagctggaatgttacgtctgtctgaacatttatacagatcctgtaaccctgaaatgtggacataactactgccgggactgtattggtcgtgtgttggatacacaggagaggtctggaggttattcctgtcctgaatgtagagaagagttccaggatcggcctgcactgcacaggaacataacgctacgtaacatagtggagaatttcctgtctgctcagccagatcagaagaagtccggggtcttctgtacttactgtattcacactcctgtacctgctgtgatatcctgtctgatgtgtgaagcttcactgtgtgacaatcacctgatagtccacagcaagtcaccagaacacatcttatgtgaccccaccacttccctggagaacaggaaatggTCCGTCCAACACTCACACCTCCAGGCTGGAGGACCAAATATTGGGGCTGTACAGCAAACATCGAGGATGTTGGGGGTTACAGACATTttactggatgtgaggacagctgGTCATCTTCTatatatatcagatgacaggaaaactgcatCCTGGTCATCATCACATCAGAATCGCCCAAAAACACCAGAGAAGTTTCAGGGtcctcaggtgatgagcagtcagaggttctcctcagggagacattactgggaagtggctGTCGGGGGGGCAGATtactggagagtcgggatgtgttaccccagtatagacaggagaggatATCAGTCAGGGATTGGATATAATGAGaagtcctggtgtttggagaggggGTGGTGGGAGTGGGATAATCAGTACTCGGTGATACATGACAGTAATAAGACCCCATTACCCAGCGGTGTCTCCAGTAggagagtcaggatagatctggattatgaggccgggtggatctccttttatgatctgtgtgacccgatccgacatctccacaccttcaccaccaccttcactgagcccctccatgctggggtatGGGTAGGgggaggttgtataaagatatgtggggggaatcAGAAGTGA